In a genomic window of Deinococcus aquiradiocola:
- a CDS encoding AAA family ATPase, which produces MKPVRLQVQGFMPFRLHQEVEFTGLDLFAIVGPTGSGKSALLDAMTFALYGQTPRLGASGMEALISQNEQGASVNLEFEVRGQRHRVARTRGRKASQNALTFESWHPDDSPAAGRWVSRASGKVTETNQLIVDTVGLDYQAFTRAVMLPQGEFATFLKGRSSERQKLLGDLLNLGEVGEMASFARDRARTYTSQLTARQALLDNEYADVTQDTLTAWTAELAAADARAETLRDAREDLTVSVARQRELGQLVQALAAARTALDRHEAQGGSVREGAGRAAAARRVAAVLPLTVQARQSALALDRATLAAQRAQDALTVTGRAAGTADTAVQAALAALDRIPALEARIAALREAEGLAVRLRLAGGRPDSTHPQPLPWDEAQHGQAAQAAEKARKNALERVKLDAERAALQRRRADHTLEEQTQARELTEQDRVKRDGLSGKQRQDTLKQERDALQERLGVLAHRHLLHPGEPCPLCEQTVLTVPPQDAAEPAARLAVLNDEISRLELTLEALRTRYNDLNVNTRARARTLDGAATRLQEEQEHLDLRESDLRQAETTLAATVQGDPADLAARYLAGLAGQLRDMGGQPTQELARVQGQIRTLRDAHDTARQAHARTQAQHAAAAAQADAARTQEHERAREAQAAQDALHAHLAPLGLSAEQAEAAALPELDIQALETAAQTHEDLRQRLSAERADLERRLGTQTFDPAQLSTAERELAGLDAEIRAAQGLAGQLTQRLTSGRERLARKTALEDEARDLAARLDTWKTLASSLGVSAFQQYLLQEVESRLLSGAGQLLLEISDGRYRLRLQDGEYAVEDLWNAGETRAVRTLSGGETFLASLSLAIALSDYLAGNQILGALFLDEGFGTLDPQALEAVAGALENLRTGGRMVGVITHIESLSERLPHHLLVTKSAAGSSVHRLQS; this is translated from the coding sequence ATGAAGCCCGTGAGGCTGCAGGTGCAGGGCTTCATGCCGTTCCGGCTGCATCAGGAGGTGGAGTTCACGGGCCTGGACCTGTTCGCCATCGTCGGCCCGACCGGCAGCGGCAAGAGCGCCCTGCTGGACGCCATGACCTTCGCGCTGTACGGGCAGACGCCGCGCCTCGGGGCGAGCGGCATGGAGGCCCTCATCTCGCAGAACGAGCAGGGCGCGTCCGTCAACCTGGAGTTCGAGGTGCGCGGACAGCGGCACCGCGTGGCCCGCACGCGCGGCCGCAAGGCCAGCCAGAACGCCCTCACCTTCGAGAGCTGGCACCCGGACGACTCGCCCGCCGCCGGACGCTGGGTATCGCGCGCCAGCGGCAAGGTCACCGAGACCAACCAGCTGATCGTCGACACGGTCGGCCTGGACTACCAGGCGTTCACGCGCGCCGTGATGCTCCCGCAGGGCGAGTTCGCCACCTTCCTGAAAGGCAGGAGCAGCGAACGCCAGAAGCTCCTCGGGGACCTCCTGAACCTCGGCGAGGTGGGCGAGATGGCGTCCTTCGCCCGCGACCGCGCCCGCACGTACACCTCGCAGCTCACGGCGCGGCAGGCGCTGCTCGACAACGAGTACGCCGACGTCACGCAGGACACCCTGACCGCTTGGACGGCCGAGCTTGCCGCTGCCGACGCGCGCGCCGAGACGCTGCGGGACGCGCGCGAGGACCTGACCGTGAGCGTCGCCCGCCAGCGGGAACTGGGGCAGCTGGTGCAGGCGCTCGCGGCGGCCCGCACGGCCCTCGACCGCCACGAGGCGCAGGGGGGTAGTGTCCGCGAGGGTGCAGGGCGGGCCGCTGCCGCGCGCCGTGTCGCGGCCGTCCTGCCGCTCACCGTGCAGGCCCGCCAGAGCGCCCTGGCCCTCGACCGGGCCACGCTCGCCGCGCAGCGCGCGCAGGACGCCCTGACCGTCACCGGGCGCGCCGCCGGGACGGCCGACACGGCCGTGCAGGCCGCCCTCGCGGCCCTGGACCGCATTCCCGCGCTGGAGGCCCGCATCGCCGCCCTGCGCGAAGCCGAAGGACTCGCCGTGCGCCTCAGGCTCGCCGGGGGCCGCCCCGACAGCACGCACCCGCAGCCGCTCCCCTGGGACGAGGCCCAGCACGGACAGGCCGCGCAGGCCGCCGAAAAGGCCCGCAAGAACGCCCTGGAACGCGTGAAGCTCGACGCGGAACGCGCCGCCCTGCAGCGCCGCCGCGCCGACCACACCCTCGAAGAACAGACGCAGGCCCGCGAACTCACCGAGCAGGACCGCGTGAAACGCGACGGGCTGAGCGGCAAGCAGCGACAGGACACCCTGAAGCAGGAACGCGACGCGCTGCAGGAACGCCTCGGCGTGCTCGCGCACCGCCACCTGCTGCACCCCGGCGAACCCTGCCCACTGTGCGAACAGACGGTCCTCACCGTCCCCCCGCAGGACGCCGCCGAACCCGCCGCGCGCCTCGCCGTCCTGAACGACGAGATCAGCCGCCTCGAACTGACACTCGAAGCGCTCCGCACCCGCTACAACGACCTGAACGTCAACACCCGCGCCCGCGCCCGCACCCTGGACGGCGCCGCCACCCGCCTGCAGGAGGAACAGGAGCACCTCGACCTGCGCGAATCGGACCTCCGGCAGGCCGAGACGACGCTCGCCGCCACAGTCCAGGGCGACCCCGCCGACCTCGCTGCCCGTTACCTCGCCGGACTGGCAGGGCAGCTGCGCGACATGGGCGGCCAGCCCACCCAGGAACTCGCCCGCGTGCAGGGCCAGATCCGTACGCTGCGAGACGCGCACGACACGGCACGGCAGGCGCACGCCCGGACGCAGGCCCAGCACGCCGCCGCCGCCGCGCAGGCCGACGCGGCCCGCACGCAGGAACACGAACGCGCCCGCGAAGCACAGGCCGCGCAGGACGCCCTGCACGCCCATCTCGCCCCGCTCGGCCTGAGCGCCGAGCAGGCCGAAGCGGCCGCCCTGCCCGAACTGGACATCCAGGCGCTCGAAACGGCCGCGCAGACGCACGAGGACCTCCGGCAACGCCTGAGCGCCGAACGCGCCGACCTCGAACGCCGCCTCGGCACGCAGACCTTCGACCCGGCCCAGCTCAGCACCGCCGAACGCGAACTCGCGGGCCTCGACGCCGAGATCCGCGCCGCGCAGGGCCTCGCCGGACAGCTCACGCAGCGCCTCACGTCCGGACGCGAACGCCTCGCCCGCAAGACCGCCCTGGAAGACGAGGCGCGCGACCTCGCCGCCCGACTCGACACCTGGAAGACCCTCGCGTCGTCGCTCGGCGTGAGTGCCTTCCAGCAGTACCTGCTGCAGGAAGTCGAGTCGCGCCTCCTGAGCGGCGCGGGCCAGCTGCTGCTCGAAATCTCCGACGGCCGCTACCGCCTGCGCCTGCAGGACGGCGAGTACGCCGTCGAGGACCTCTGGAACGCGGGCGAGACGCGCGCCGTCCGCACCCTGTCGGGCGGGGAGACGTTCCTCGCCAGCCTGTCCCTCGCCATCGCCCTCTCCGACTATCTCGCCGGGAACCAGATCCTCGGCGCGCTGTTCCTCGACGAGGGCTTCGGGACGCTCGACCCGCAGGCGCTCGAAGCGGTCGCGGGCGCCCTGGAGAACCTCCGGACCGGGGGACGCATGGTGGGCGTCATCACGCACATCGAGAGCCTCTCCGAACGCCTCCCGCACCACCTGCTCGTCACCAAGAGCGCGGCAGGCAGCAGCGTCCACCGCCTCCAGAGCTGA
- a CDS encoding PQQ-binding-like beta-propeller repeat protein: MRIRLFTALLTTSLLGVLPGASSTAATAPQISWTKDLKVIGSVSVAPSGDLYFIGADAKLHHTDSRGVEKWNFTFGDIGRAEPIVLPGGGVIAGSYDDTLYSIDPSGKLVWKTKLDGDIYATPALRADGSIVAATAGGSVYALDAGGRVLWQYRASGPVFSSPAVDLNGNITFGSQTGRVTSLDASGRERWTFQAGSSVFSSPALDAAGNVYFGSGDRKVYALDPSGQLRWSAGTRLFVNASPIVTATGLVVVASYDGNLYAFNADGVPAWTFSLGNPTAAPAVELSDGTLVVGDLGGTLHAVGVNGTELWKINPNLKIDTSVSVSDAGTLYFSTQGGNLSAITGQKPQANGPWSSYRVTPSGVGRTLTPAEAAARTQAIRVAATRPVTTAPVAQPKPGTAPAPKPGTPTPTTPKPGTPTTGTPGTVPPAPTTPAPTPPTAPAPTPEQLAAQAAQTAKLAATQAGRGARAQDGVVYLPLTELTAALQAQLLVRTNVSATLAPYAGSAQSLPPVTLTVRTLDGRAYVPLSGLTLLRGSRTRYTPATRTYDLNLGDRTVLSVPLDLAGLLKPQAAPEYPDVVRKPRT, encoded by the coding sequence ATGAGAATCAGACTTTTTACCGCGCTGCTCACCACGTCCCTGCTGGGCGTGCTGCCGGGCGCGTCCAGCACCGCCGCCACCGCCCCCCAGATCAGCTGGACCAAGGACCTGAAAGTCATCGGTTCCGTGAGCGTCGCCCCAAGCGGCGACCTGTACTTCATCGGCGCGGACGCCAAACTGCACCACACCGACTCGCGCGGCGTGGAGAAATGGAACTTCACCTTCGGTGACATCGGCCGGGCCGAGCCGATCGTGCTGCCCGGCGGTGGCGTCATCGCGGGCAGTTACGACGACACCCTGTACTCCATCGACCCGTCCGGCAAGCTCGTCTGGAAGACGAAGCTCGACGGTGACATCTACGCCACCCCGGCGCTGCGGGCCGACGGGAGCATCGTCGCCGCGACGGCGGGCGGCAGCGTGTACGCCCTCGACGCGGGCGGCCGCGTCCTGTGGCAGTACCGGGCGTCCGGCCCGGTCTTCAGCAGTCCGGCCGTGGACCTGAACGGCAACATCACGTTCGGGTCGCAGACGGGACGCGTCACGTCCCTCGACGCGTCCGGCCGGGAACGTTGGACCTTCCAGGCGGGCTCGTCCGTGTTCAGCAGTCCGGCCCTCGACGCGGCCGGGAACGTGTACTTCGGGTCGGGGGACCGCAAGGTGTACGCCCTCGACCCGTCCGGGCAGCTGCGCTGGTCGGCCGGCACGCGCCTCTTCGTGAACGCGAGCCCCATCGTGACCGCGACCGGCCTGGTCGTCGTCGCGAGCTACGACGGGAACCTGTACGCCTTCAACGCGGACGGCGTGCCCGCCTGGACCTTCAGTCTCGGCAACCCCACCGCCGCGCCCGCCGTGGAACTCAGCGACGGGACGCTGGTGGTCGGGGACCTGGGCGGCACGCTGCACGCCGTGGGCGTGAACGGCACGGAACTGTGGAAGATCAACCCGAACCTGAAGATCGACACGTCCGTGTCCGTGTCGGACGCGGGCACCCTGTACTTCAGCACGCAGGGCGGCAACCTGAGCGCCATCACGGGCCAGAAACCGCAGGCGAACGGCCCGTGGAGCTCGTACCGGGTCACGCCGTCCGGCGTGGGCCGCACCCTGACGCCCGCCGAGGCCGCCGCGCGCACGCAGGCGATCCGCGTGGCCGCCACGCGCCCGGTGACGACCGCGCCCGTCGCGCAGCCGAAGCCCGGCACAGCCCCCGCCCCGAAACCCGGCACGCCCACCCCCACCACCCCGAAACCCGGCACGCCGACCACGGGCACGCCCGGCACCGTGCCCCCGGCACCCACCACGCCCGCCCCCACACCTCCCACTGCGCCTGCTCCCACGCCGGAACAGCTGGCCGCGCAGGCCGCCCAGACCGCGAAGCTCGCCGCCACGCAGGCCGGACGCGGCGCGCGCGCTCAGGACGGCGTGGTGTACCTGCCGCTCACGGAACTCACGGCGGCCCTTCAGGCGCAGCTTCTCGTCCGCACCAACGTCAGCGCCACCCTCGCGCCCTACGCGGGCAGCGCGCAGAGCCTGCCGCCCGTCACGCTCACCGTCCGTACCCTGGACGGCCGCGCGTACGTGCCGCTGTCCGGCCTGACCCTCCTCCGAGGCAGCCGCACCCGCTACACGCCTGCCACCCGCACCTACGACCTGAACCTCGGGGACCGCACCGTCCTGAGCGTCCCTCTTGACCTCGCGGGGCTGCTGAAACCGCAGGCCGCGCCCGAGTACCCGGACGTGGTCCGCAAACCCAGGACCTGA
- a CDS encoding SDR family NAD(P)-dependent oxidoreductase, with translation MNAPTLERMTVNVVVTGAARGIGRAIAELYAERGAHVLSVDLTLPPALKGQERLKADVASRAGRARIARAAREKLGRVDVLVNNAAYQGAHGSVLDVSESGWQRTLDVNLSAPLMLVRELISLLPQGGAVVNVASVQGLFAEQDNAAYNSSKGGLVNLTRAMCLDLAPRGLRVNAVAPGAISTEAVMASIDASADPAQTRRDYEDLHALRRIGEPREVAQAVYFLGSPEASFITGVILPIDGGMTASFMMAGRPV, from the coding sequence ATGAACGCCCCGACACTGGAGCGCATGACGGTGAATGTGGTGGTGACGGGCGCGGCCAGAGGGATCGGGCGCGCGATTGCGGAACTGTACGCGGAACGTGGGGCGCACGTGCTGAGCGTGGACCTGACGCTGCCGCCCGCCCTGAAGGGCCAGGAGCGCCTGAAGGCCGACGTGGCGAGCAGGGCGGGCCGCGCCCGGATTGCGCGCGCGGCGAGGGAGAAGCTGGGGCGGGTGGACGTGCTCGTGAACAACGCCGCGTACCAGGGCGCGCACGGCAGCGTGCTGGACGTCAGCGAGAGCGGCTGGCAGCGCACGCTGGACGTGAACCTCAGCGCCCCGCTGATGCTGGTGCGGGAACTGATCTCGCTGCTCCCGCAGGGCGGCGCGGTCGTGAACGTGGCGAGCGTGCAGGGGCTGTTCGCGGAGCAGGACAACGCCGCGTACAACAGTTCCAAGGGGGGCCTCGTGAACCTCACGCGCGCCATGTGCCTGGACCTCGCGCCGCGTGGCCTGCGCGTGAATGCCGTGGCGCCCGGAGCGATCAGCACCGAGGCGGTCATGGCGTCCATCGACGCGTCCGCCGACCCCGCGCAGACGCGCCGCGACTACGAGGACCTGCACGCGCTGCGCCGCATCGGGGAGCCGAGGGAGGTGGCGCAGGCCGTGTACTTCCTGGGGTCGCCGGAGGCGAGCTTCATCACGGGCGTCATCCTGCCCATCGACGGGGGCATGACGGCCAGCTTCATGATGGCGGGACGCCCCGTGTAA
- a CDS encoding carbohydrate kinase family protein: MTQDSVATLPLIVSAGEALTDLVTAGGNRWEAHPGGAAWNVARAVSALGVPAAFAGAVGQDNFGEDLAEASRASGLDPRFMQHAPEPTLLAVVYSVTPPAYRFLGENSADLTFDAAALPHGWTGAARWLHLGGISLARQPLADTLLRVMDDAKAAGVRVSFDPNARIVHRDPAYRPIFERVMRQADLIKLSDEDLCFFFPDHDEAAAMRVLRGLNSQSPIVITRGGDGASLYHAAGRADLPAPRVQVADTVGAGDALCAGLLVSATQRPDAIWPEHLAFALRVASAACSRPGAFAPSRSDVAALFPDR, encoded by the coding sequence ATGACTCAGGACAGCGTGGCGACCCTACCGCTCATCGTCAGTGCCGGTGAGGCCCTGACCGACCTCGTGACCGCAGGCGGCAACCGCTGGGAGGCGCACCCCGGCGGCGCGGCATGGAACGTCGCCCGTGCCGTGTCTGCCCTCGGCGTGCCTGCCGCGTTCGCGGGCGCGGTCGGGCAGGACAACTTCGGCGAGGACCTCGCGGAGGCGTCACGTGCGTCGGGACTCGACCCGAGGTTCATGCAGCACGCGCCAGAGCCGACCCTGCTGGCCGTGGTGTACAGCGTCACGCCGCCCGCGTACCGCTTCCTGGGCGAGAACAGCGCCGACCTGACCTTCGACGCGGCCGCCCTCCCGCACGGCTGGACGGGCGCGGCCCGCTGGCTGCACCTGGGCGGCATCAGCCTCGCGCGGCAACCGCTGGCGGACACGCTGCTGCGCGTCATGGACGACGCGAAGGCCGCCGGGGTGCGCGTCAGCTTCGACCCGAACGCCCGCATCGTGCACCGCGACCCCGCGTACCGCCCGATTTTCGAGCGCGTCATGCGGCAGGCGGACCTCATCAAGCTGTCCGACGAGGACCTGTGCTTCTTCTTCCCGGACCACGACGAGGCGGCCGCGATGCGCGTCCTGCGCGGCCTGAACAGTCAGTCGCCCATCGTCATCACGCGCGGCGGGGACGGCGCCAGCCTGTACCACGCGGCGGGCCGGGCGGACCTGCCCGCCCCGCGCGTGCAGGTGGCCGACACGGTCGGCGCGGGCGACGCGCTGTGCGCGGGCCTGCTCGTGAGCGCCACGCAGCGCCCGGACGCCATCTGGCCGGAGCACCTCGCGTTCGCGCTGCGGGTCGCGTCGGCCGCGTGCTCCAGGCCGGGCGCGTTCGCGCCGAGCCGCTCGGACGTGGCGGCCCTCTTCCCGGACCGCTGA
- a CDS encoding c-type cytochrome, with the protein MSRILPLMVLLAGTSLAAVNVKSGQAIYTANCAGCHGAKAQGNVGPNLHEAAGWSAAIFRRAMLKSVDDHGVALKAPMPNWGKIGFAGDKGKAPTTTEISNLQAYLKTLK; encoded by the coding sequence ATGTCCCGAATCCTTCCCCTGATGGTGCTGCTCGCCGGAACCTCCCTCGCTGCCGTCAACGTCAAGTCAGGGCAGGCCATCTACACCGCCAACTGCGCCGGATGCCACGGTGCCAAGGCCCAGGGGAACGTCGGCCCGAACCTGCACGAGGCCGCCGGGTGGAGCGCCGCGATCTTCAGGCGCGCCATGCTGAAGAGCGTCGACGATCACGGCGTGGCCCTCAAGGCCCCCATGCCCAACTGGGGCAAGATCGGCTTCGCGGGCGACAAGGGCAAGGCGCCCACCACCACCGAGATCAGCAACCTGCAGGCGTACCTCAAGACCCTCAAGTAA
- the hslO gene encoding Hsp33 family molecular chaperone HslO: MTLPSTPSDAGHTHGHPASFILRGTAAEGTLRLVAVDSTAIVEEARLRHHLSKTATAALGRSLSAALLLAIVLGKKTDSRVTLRIQGDGPIGWIVAEGSADGQVRGYVRDGSADLPVRDTDGKLDVSGIVGTDGEIAVTRLLENAEPYTGSVPLVSGEIAEDVANYLAASEQIPSAVLLGVYEEGGRVARSGGLLVQAMPGASDETLGQLEANVRAMGPITDNLRQRSLLEVMERAADGLDLQVVTQAQPARFKCRCSRQKAKNSLLYFGMQERQDMMKEGGQEVVCHWCNEHYQITPDEIAALDAEGDAPHAQA, translated from the coding sequence ATGACTCTGCCTTCCACTCCGTCCGACGCCGGCCACACCCACGGCCATCCCGCCAGCTTCATCCTGCGCGGCACCGCCGCCGAGGGGACCCTGCGCCTCGTCGCGGTGGACAGCACCGCCATCGTCGAGGAAGCCCGCCTGCGCCACCACCTCTCCAAGACCGCCACGGCCGCCCTCGGCCGCTCCCTGAGCGCCGCGCTGCTCCTCGCCATCGTGCTCGGCAAGAAGACCGACAGCCGCGTCACCCTCCGCATCCAGGGCGACGGCCCCATCGGCTGGATCGTCGCGGAAGGCAGCGCCGACGGCCAGGTGCGCGGCTACGTCCGCGACGGGAGCGCCGACCTGCCCGTGCGCGACACGGACGGCAAACTCGACGTGAGCGGCATCGTGGGCACGGACGGCGAGATCGCCGTGACGCGCCTCCTGGAAAACGCCGAACCGTACACCGGCAGCGTCCCGCTCGTCAGCGGCGAGATCGCCGAGGACGTCGCCAACTACCTCGCGGCGTCCGAGCAGATCCCCAGCGCCGTGCTGCTCGGCGTGTACGAGGAAGGCGGCCGTGTCGCGCGCAGCGGCGGCCTGCTGGTGCAGGCGATGCCCGGCGCGAGCGACGAGACGCTCGGGCAGCTGGAAGCGAACGTGCGCGCCATGGGCCCCATCACCGACAACCTCCGGCAGCGCAGCCTGCTGGAAGTCATGGAGCGCGCCGCCGACGGCCTGGACCTGCAGGTGGTCACGCAGGCGCAGCCCGCGCGCTTCAAGTGCCGCTGCTCCCGCCAGAAGGCCAAGAACAGCCTGCTGTACTTCGGGATGCAGGAACGGCAGGACATGATGAAGGAGGGCGGGCAGGAGGTCGTGTGCCACTGGTGCAACGAGCACTACCAGATCACGCCCGACGAGATCGCCGCCCTGGACGCGGAAGGCGACGCGCCCCACGCGCAGGCCTGA
- a CDS encoding ABC transporter substrate-binding protein: MKANTPLTRSLLLSTLALALGACSGGGSGNKSTLVYQESADIPTLDPGVTYDTASGQVVENLYETLLDYKGSSLRDLQPKLATSWNVTDGGKTVTFKLREGVKFHTGNPFTCEDAQYSLRRNLITNSSNSGNWFISEALLGTSSNAKDDPSITWAKISAAVRCDDQGQLVLSMPKVDPAILPKLAYIGQAIVDSKHAKEIGDWDGTEATWKDWVGKDLTGGVLDKDPSGTGAYKLVKRDANSLAASAFADYWGDKPTLQNVLIQKVPEDATRQQALLKGDADVVESASRAVIQQQLQGKPGIAIIDDLPNTTSSAIFMNEKISNAALLGSGKLDGKGVPANFFSDVNVRKGFAYAFDVDSYIKDVQLGKGKPRTMLLPDSFPGYDASIPTYALDTAKATAAFKAAFGGQLWQNGFVLNADYRAGSVAAQTAMEILKKNVEALNPKFKVNLTAKQWSTMIQDSQNGKEAMILNAWAPDYADADNFLYTFYSSKGYYQTAANFKNAQIDGWLDQARSIADQGQRDKLYAQVGKAVYDNAYYINLPAAAGIFAYRDSLQGISKDTYNPMRAFILGVYWKDISKK, from the coding sequence ATGAAAGCGAATACCCCCCTCACCCGCAGCCTGCTGCTGTCCACCCTCGCCCTCGCGCTCGGCGCGTGCAGTGGCGGCGGCAGCGGCAACAAGTCCACCCTCGTGTACCAGGAGTCCGCCGACATCCCCACCCTCGACCCCGGCGTCACCTACGACACCGCCTCCGGCCAGGTCGTCGAGAACCTCTACGAGACGCTGCTCGACTACAAGGGCAGCAGCCTCAGGGACCTCCAGCCGAAACTCGCCACGAGCTGGAATGTCACGGACGGCGGCAAGACCGTCACCTTCAAGCTCCGTGAAGGCGTCAAGTTCCACACCGGCAACCCCTTCACCTGCGAGGATGCCCAGTACAGCCTGCGCCGCAACCTCATCACCAACAGCAGCAACTCCGGCAACTGGTTCATCTCCGAGGCCCTCCTCGGCACCAGCAGCAACGCCAAGGACGACCCCAGCATCACCTGGGCCAAGATCAGCGCCGCCGTCCGCTGCGACGACCAGGGCCAGCTGGTGCTCAGCATGCCCAAGGTCGACCCGGCCATCCTCCCGAAACTCGCATACATCGGGCAGGCCATCGTGGACAGCAAGCATGCCAAGGAGATCGGCGACTGGGACGGCACCGAAGCCACCTGGAAGGACTGGGTCGGCAAGGACCTCACCGGCGGCGTCCTCGACAAGGACCCCAGCGGCACCGGCGCCTACAAGCTCGTGAAACGCGACGCGAACAGCCTCGCCGCGAGCGCCTTCGCCGACTACTGGGGCGACAAGCCCACCCTCCAGAACGTCCTCATCCAGAAGGTCCCCGAGGACGCCACCCGCCAGCAGGCCCTGCTGAAAGGTGACGCTGACGTCGTCGAGAGTGCGAGCCGCGCCGTCATCCAGCAGCAGCTGCAGGGCAAGCCCGGCATCGCCATCATCGACGACCTGCCCAACACCACCTCCAGCGCCATCTTCATGAACGAGAAGATCAGCAATGCCGCCCTGCTCGGCAGCGGCAAGCTCGACGGCAAGGGTGTTCCCGCCAACTTCTTCAGCGACGTCAACGTCCGCAAGGGCTTCGCGTACGCCTTCGACGTCGACAGTTACATCAAGGACGTGCAGCTCGGCAAGGGCAAACCCCGCACCATGCTGCTCCCCGACAGCTTCCCCGGCTACGACGCCAGCATCCCCACCTACGCCCTCGACACTGCCAAGGCCACCGCCGCCTTCAAGGCCGCGTTCGGCGGACAGCTGTGGCAGAACGGCTTCGTGCTCAACGCCGACTACCGCGCGGGCAGCGTCGCCGCGCAGACCGCGATGGAAATCCTCAAGAAGAACGTCGAGGCGCTCAACCCCAAATTCAAGGTGAACCTCACCGCGAAACAGTGGTCCACCATGATCCAGGACTCCCAGAACGGCAAGGAAGCCATGATCCTGAACGCCTGGGCGCCCGATTACGCCGACGCCGACAACTTCCTGTACACCTTCTACAGCAGCAAGGGCTACTACCAGACGGCCGCGAACTTCAAGAACGCGCAGATCGACGGCTGGCTCGACCAGGCCCGCAGCATCGCCGACCAGGGCCAGCGCGACAAGCTGTACGCGCAGGTCGGCAAGGCCGTGTACGACAACGCGTACTACATCAACCTGCCCGCCGCCGCCGGGATCTTCGCGTACCGCGACAGCCTGCAGGGCATCAGCAAGGACACCTACAACCCCATGCGCGCCTTCATCCTCGGCGTGTACTGGAAGGACATCAGCAAGAAGTGA
- a CDS encoding fasciclin domain-containing protein → MTVLLSLGLTLGSIAHAGGAGAPAPMPKPAAAMPAACMTITDIVGSDPQFSTLLTAVQAAGLEDTLKSGSYTVFAPTNAAFAKVPSDALANLLNDPEMLKSVLLYHVVPGKVNARQVMSLKSAKTANGANVSVRTAGGKVMINTATVTKADVMACNGIVHVIDTVLMPPMAAAPAAPAPTAAATPAPAPAMPEFSVVNIPVTPQPRTTATTTTDTTATSTTTTTTDTTTTATDTSDTGDMAVMSNTVYDVIVKDERFSTLAGLISDAGLDETLMSGDYTIFAPTNEAFDKLDDNTLAQVASDRELLKKVLLYHVVSGKVLAADVVTSTQLASAEGSSLDVTVSGSDVKIGSANVIATDIAADNGVVHAIDAVLLPPDVTVPAADAAPADTTATVTTTVTTAPAAGDMSGGIVATNMTIADVINSDARFSILRGLLQQSGNLLTTALAGNDLYTVFLPTDTAFGKLAPETLNMVKNDPATLARVLNYHVVRGAIKLTDTNTPLATITNDQQVLSRSASGSSYVIGNSTVLYSDIQAKNGYINVVNDVLIPPATK, encoded by the coding sequence ATGACCGTTCTGCTCTCGCTCGGCCTGACGCTCGGCAGCATCGCGCATGCCGGTGGTGCCGGAGCCCCCGCCCCGATGCCCAAGCCTGCCGCCGCGATGCCCGCCGCGTGCATGACCATCACCGACATCGTCGGCAGCGACCCCCAGTTCAGCACGCTGCTCACCGCCGTGCAGGCCGCTGGTCTGGAAGACACCCTCAAGAGCGGCAGCTACACGGTGTTCGCGCCGACCAACGCCGCCTTCGCCAAGGTGCCGTCCGACGCGCTCGCCAACCTGCTGAACGACCCGGAGATGCTGAAGTCCGTGCTGCTGTACCACGTGGTGCCCGGCAAGGTGAACGCCAGGCAGGTCATGAGCCTGAAGTCCGCCAAAACCGCCAACGGCGCGAACGTCAGCGTCCGCACGGCGGGCGGCAAGGTCATGATCAACACCGCGACCGTGACGAAGGCCGACGTGATGGCCTGCAACGGCATCGTGCACGTGATCGACACTGTCCTGATGCCGCCCATGGCGGCTGCGCCCGCCGCTCCCGCCCCGACCGCGGCGGCCACCCCGGCACCCGCCCCGGCCATGCCTGAATTCAGCGTGGTGAACATCCCCGTCACGCCGCAGCCGCGCACCACGGCCACCACGACGACGGACACCACCGCCACCAGCACGACGACCACCACCACGGACACGACCACGACCGCCACCGACACCAGCGACACGGGTGACATGGCCGTCATGAGCAACACCGTGTACGACGTGATCGTGAAGGACGAGCGCTTCAGCACCCTCGCGGGCCTGATCAGCGACGCGGGCCTCGACGAGACCCTGATGAGCGGCGACTACACCATCTTCGCGCCGACCAACGAGGCCTTCGACAAGCTCGACGACAACACCCTCGCCCAGGTCGCATCGGACCGTGAACTGCTCAAGAAGGTCCTGCTGTACCACGTGGTGTCCGGCAAGGTCCTGGCGGCCGACGTGGTCACCAGCACGCAGCTCGCCAGCGCCGAGGGTTCCAGCCTGGACGTGACGGTGTCCGGCTCGGACGTGAAGATCGGCAGCGCGAACGTCATCGCGACCGACATCGCGGCGGACAACGGCGTGGTGCACGCCATCGACGCCGTGCTGCTGCCGCCCGACGTGACGGTGCCCGCTGCGGACGCCGCTCCGGCCGACACGACTGCCACGGTCACCACCACCGTCACCACTGCTCCGGCTGCCGGTGACATGAGCGGCGGCATCGTCGCCACCAACATGACCATCGCAGACGTCATCAACAGCGACGCGCGCTTCAGCATCCTGCGTGGCCTGCTGCAGCAGTCCGGCAACCTCCTGACGACCGCCCTGGCCGGCAACGACCTGTACACGGTCTTCCTGCCGACCGACACGGCCTTCGGGAAGCTGGCCCCCGAGACGCTCAACATGGTCAAGAACGACCCCGCCACGCTCGCCCGCGTGCTGAACTACCACGTCGTCAGGGGCGCCATCAAGCTCACGGACACCAACACTCCGCTCGCCACCATCACGAACGACCAGCAGGTCCTGTCTCGCAGCGCCAGCGGCAGCAGCTACGTGATCGGCAACAGCACCGTGCTGTACAGCGACATCCAGGCCAAGAACGGCTACATCAACGTCGTGAACGACGTGCTCATCCCGCCCGCCACCAAGTAA